A window from Aquabacterium sp. NJ1 encodes these proteins:
- a CDS encoding bifunctional ADP-dependent NAD(P)H-hydrate dehydratase/NAD(P)H-hydrate epimerase, translating into MVCEILTVGQMAQADAATIAAGTPGWVLMQAAGDAVVRALTQRWSPRDTVVLCGPGNNGGDGFVVATRLRALGWPVRLACLAPVDALKGDAALAAQAWSQAGGDTPLLNDVAPVCLDGAQLVVDALFGAGLARPLDGVAADVLLKAHTRGLPIVAVDVPSGVWGDTGEAAGAVQSQLTVTFFRLKPGHALMPGRALCGEVVVSGIGIRPEVLAPMNVQAWDNQPVVWRDVWPTVDAAGHKYHRGHALIWGGASMTGAARLAARACARIGAGLTTVCTPHRAWPVYASALECVMVHPLEGEAAASWQVGLEGLLDDDRLSAMLIGPGAMGGSNASGIRGLVLTMLASGRPVVLDADAISAFHEDPSLLFAAIKGHSRPVVLTPHGGEFARLFKTPEVAGAGSKLACTRAAARLSGAVVLFKGADTVVASPDGRAAINRHAPATLATAGAGDVLAGMIVGLLAQGMPAWQAACAAAWLHGDAAQDFGLGLIADDLPDLIPAALKRLAALPVPR; encoded by the coding sequence ATGGTTTGTGAAATCTTGACGGTCGGGCAGATGGCGCAAGCCGACGCGGCCACCATCGCGGCGGGCACCCCTGGTTGGGTTTTGATGCAGGCAGCAGGTGATGCCGTGGTGCGTGCGCTCACACAGCGCTGGTCGCCACGTGACACGGTGGTGCTGTGCGGGCCCGGCAACAACGGTGGCGATGGCTTCGTGGTGGCCACGCGCTTGCGTGCCTTGGGCTGGCCTGTGCGACTGGCCTGCCTGGCCCCTGTTGACGCACTCAAAGGGGACGCGGCCCTGGCGGCACAAGCCTGGTCGCAAGCCGGTGGCGATACCCCCTTGTTGAACGATGTGGCGCCGGTATGCCTGGATGGGGCCCAGTTGGTGGTGGACGCCTTGTTCGGTGCCGGCCTGGCAAGGCCTCTGGATGGCGTGGCTGCCGATGTGCTGCTGAAGGCGCACACCCGTGGCCTGCCCATCGTCGCGGTGGACGTACCCAGCGGTGTCTGGGGCGATACCGGTGAGGCCGCAGGGGCCGTGCAGTCGCAGCTCACGGTGACCTTCTTCAGGCTCAAGCCCGGGCATGCCTTGATGCCGGGGCGGGCCTTGTGTGGCGAGGTGGTGGTGTCGGGTATCGGCATCCGGCCTGAAGTGCTGGCGCCCATGAACGTGCAGGCCTGGGACAACCAGCCCGTCGTCTGGCGCGATGTGTGGCCCACGGTGGACGCGGCCGGCCACAAGTACCACCGAGGCCATGCCTTGATCTGGGGCGGCGCCTCCATGACCGGCGCGGCCCGGCTGGCTGCCCGCGCTTGCGCCCGCATCGGGGCCGGCCTGACCACGGTGTGCACACCACACCGTGCCTGGCCTGTGTACGCCAGCGCGCTGGAGTGCGTGATGGTGCACCCGCTGGAGGGCGAAGCCGCCGCCAGCTGGCAGGTGGGCCTGGAGGGCTTGCTGGACGACGACCGGCTGTCGGCCATGCTGATCGGGCCGGGTGCCATGGGCGGCTCGAACGCATCGGGCATCCGCGGCCTGGTGCTGACCATGCTGGCCAGTGGCCGGCCGGTGGTGCTGGATGCAGACGCGATCTCGGCCTTCCATGAAGACCCATCCTTGTTGTTCGCCGCGATCAAGGGGCACAGCCGGCCCGTGGTGCTCACGCCGCATGGTGGCGAGTTCGCTCGCCTGTTCAAGACGCCGGAAGTGGCGGGCGCGGGCAGCAAGCTGGCCTGCACGCGTGCAGCGGCCAGGCTCAGTGGCGCGGTGGTGCTGTTCAAGGGCGCCGATACCGTGGTGGCCTCGCCCGATGGGCGCGCGGCCATCAACCGCCATGCGCCGGCCACCCTGGCCACGGCGGGCGCAGGTGATGTGCTGGCGGGCATGATCGTGGGCTTGCTGGCTCAGGGGATGCCGGCGTGGCAGGCGGCGTGTGCCGCGGCCTGGTTGCATGGTGATGCGGCGCAGGACTTTGGCCTGGGCCTGATCGCCGATGACCTGCCTGATCTGATCCCGGCTGCGCTCAAGCGCCTGGCTGCTTTGCCTGTGCCGCGTTGA
- a CDS encoding AraC family transcriptional regulator, whose amino-acid sequence MPIERSYLGSASPSYALAVLEYFEQRSINPEDVFDPARVHDIRQGADTQRLSILQWQGMLQQAAKYLGDPAFPLKLAETIKMRHLGMLGFLLMSCDTLGAAAATLQRYEQLLDSVNEAEFQAEGEHCTLTWRPLIENPPVDFIMLSMSLWAHQARKLAERPDLVCDACFTFAEPDSAAVRACFEATFGGRVQFNKGVNQLRIPMAYLSLPVAQRDRHVHASLRQQAETDLVKLLGQDHGFMAHLETLLAERLPMGEVTLQHLATELQLAPRTLQTRLEQHGETYREVLDRVRYRQAERLLRNPRMTLAHVADLLGFSDQSGFQHAFKRWAGVSPGDYRRRLT is encoded by the coding sequence ATGCCCATCGAACGCAGTTACCTCGGCTCCGCCAGCCCCAGCTATGCGCTGGCGGTGCTGGAGTATTTCGAGCAACGCAGCATCAACCCTGAAGATGTGTTTGATCCAGCACGTGTGCACGACATCCGGCAAGGAGCCGACACGCAACGGCTGAGCATCCTGCAATGGCAAGGCATGCTGCAGCAGGCGGCGAAGTACCTGGGCGACCCGGCCTTCCCGCTGAAGCTGGCCGAGACCATCAAGATGCGCCACCTGGGCATGCTGGGCTTTCTGCTGATGTCGTGCGACACGCTGGGGGCCGCCGCCGCCACGCTGCAGCGCTACGAGCAATTGCTAGACAGCGTCAACGAGGCCGAGTTCCAGGCCGAGGGCGAACACTGCACGCTGACCTGGCGCCCGCTCATCGAGAACCCGCCTGTGGACTTCATCATGTTGTCCATGAGCTTGTGGGCGCACCAGGCGCGCAAGCTGGCGGAGCGGCCGGACCTGGTCTGCGATGCCTGCTTCACGTTTGCCGAGCCTGACAGCGCAGCGGTGCGGGCCTGCTTCGAGGCCACTTTTGGCGGGCGTGTGCAGTTCAACAAGGGCGTCAACCAGTTGCGCATCCCCATGGCCTACCTGAGCCTGCCTGTGGCGCAGCGCGACCGGCATGTGCATGCCTCTTTGCGGCAACAGGCTGAAACCGATCTGGTCAAGCTGCTGGGACAGGATCACGGCTTCATGGCGCACCTTGAAACGCTGCTGGCCGAGCGCCTGCCCATGGGCGAGGTCACGCTGCAGCATCTGGCCACTGAGTTGCAACTGGCACCCCGCACCTTGCAGACGCGGCTGGAGCAGCACGGCGAAACCTACCGCGAGGTGCTGGACCGCGTGCGCTACCGTCAGGCAGAACGCCTGTTGCGCAACCCGCGAATGACGCTGGCCCATGTGGCGGACCTGCTCGGCTTCTCAGATCAAAGCGGCTTCCAGCATGCGTTCAAGCGCTGGGCGGGGGTGTCGCCCGGCGACTATCGGCGGCGCCTGACCTGA
- a CDS encoding lipase family protein: protein MTTSLNRILTGLASMAALAATLSHPAAAQQAFPAPPTPPLEPKNDTFYTAPSEVELGAVMPGTVLRYREINAKAYYLFPVKGQAWQLMYRSTDHKGRPVAMVGTVLLPDNAPATNRQLMAYNVAYDALTLRCAPSYEFVKGTALEQALIQTALKNGLVVMSPDYEGLKSLWTIGLNSGHGVLDGIRAAENFNPAGLNGASTPVVISGYSGGAIAANWANELYRSYAPELNIKGVAAGGVAVDLGDIARKVDGGFWAGVYFGAVAALANGYPEVDTATLTNDKGKTMLAKAQNMCLGQFLTGAPDPLLNFAFQKMSSNTTVPQLLDVPVVKQIIAENRLGQRTPGAPVYIYEGTVDELMPVADVDALVNKYCSQGVKVQYSRTYNDHLLLAVTGFGKAFAYLQDRLNDVPAPTNCK, encoded by the coding sequence ATGACGACATCCCTCAACCGCATCCTGACTGGCCTCGCCAGCATGGCCGCCCTGGCCGCAACTTTGTCGCACCCCGCTGCGGCGCAGCAGGCCTTTCCTGCCCCACCCACGCCACCGCTGGAGCCCAAGAACGACACGTTCTACACCGCGCCCAGCGAGGTGGAGTTGGGCGCGGTGATGCCTGGCACGGTGCTGCGCTACCGCGAGATCAACGCCAAGGCCTACTACCTCTTTCCGGTGAAAGGCCAGGCCTGGCAACTGATGTACCGCAGCACCGACCACAAGGGGCGCCCCGTGGCCATGGTGGGTACGGTGCTCTTGCCGGACAACGCGCCGGCGACCAACCGACAGTTGATGGCCTACAACGTTGCGTATGACGCCTTGACGCTGCGTTGCGCGCCGTCCTACGAGTTCGTCAAAGGTACGGCGCTGGAACAGGCCTTGATCCAGACCGCCTTGAAGAATGGCCTGGTGGTGATGTCGCCTGACTACGAGGGTTTGAAGTCGCTGTGGACGATCGGTTTGAACTCCGGCCACGGTGTGCTCGACGGCATCCGCGCGGCAGAGAACTTCAACCCCGCCGGCCTCAATGGTGCCAGCACCCCGGTGGTGATCTCGGGCTACTCGGGCGGTGCGATCGCGGCCAACTGGGCCAATGAGCTGTACCGCAGTTATGCGCCCGAGCTGAACATCAAGGGCGTGGCGGCCGGTGGCGTGGCCGTGGACCTGGGTGACATTGCCCGCAAGGTGGATGGCGGCTTCTGGGCGGGCGTGTACTTCGGTGCCGTGGCCGCGCTGGCCAATGGCTACCCGGAGGTGGATACGGCCACGCTGACCAATGACAAAGGCAAGACCATGCTGGCCAAGGCGCAGAACATGTGCCTGGGGCAGTTCCTCACCGGTGCACCTGACCCGCTGCTGAACTTCGCCTTCCAGAAGATGAGCAGCAACACCACCGTGCCGCAGTTGCTGGATGTGCCCGTGGTCAAGCAGATCATTGCCGAGAACCGCCTGGGGCAGCGCACACCGGGGGCACCCGTCTACATCTACGAAGGCACGGTGGATGAGCTCATGCCGGTGGCCGATGTGGACGCGCTGGTGAACAAGTACTGCAGCCAGGGCGTGAAGGTGCAATACAGCCGGACCTACAACGACCACTTGCTGCTGGCCGTCACGGGCTTTGGCAAGGCCTTTGCCTATTTGCAGGACCGCCTGAACGACGTGCCTGCTCCCACCAACTGCAAGTGA
- a CDS encoding ClcB-like voltage-gated chloride channel protein, translating to MLSFRLRLIERLMPRPGNTLWLWAALAGVVGALATVAFREAISLLQWGFTRHTGSLVAVASALQPWQRVWIPALGGLLAGTVLVLARRMPGARSAPDYMEAIAAGDGVIKPGQSLLRSLSSLLSIASGASIGREGAMVQLGAMAASVLGKSVDFNVPRQRLLTACGAAAGIASAYNAPIAGALFVSEIVLGSVAMSGLGPLLVASVSASIVIHQVVGYHASYDMPAFAPIAGADVLPYLMLGALTGLVAPAFLWMLDAAKSLFARLPLPLALRLALGGLIVGLVSMYEPQVWGNGYSVVNSILGSPWGWQALLLVLMAKLLATSATVGSGAVGGVFTPTLFVGATFGALYAHALNALVPGMALPSACAAVAMGAMLAATTHAPLMSILMISEMTMSYQITLPLMLACVSAYSVARVFRRGSVYAASLRSQRTDAGVQAIRLTTVADLIKPDRPSVTPQTSVAELAQVFARHRVQYLYVVNEQGGFVGAVSLHDVARAMAQHAVPTLFASDILLREFPALTPDMDMSAALLVFARHHGERLPVVSDEGGVRKLLGSATKTDVMLLMGASLTR from the coding sequence CTGCTGAGTTTCAGGCTGCGCTTGATAGAGCGCTTGATGCCACGGCCCGGCAACACGCTTTGGTTGTGGGCGGCGCTGGCAGGGGTGGTGGGGGCGCTGGCCACGGTGGCTTTTCGTGAAGCGATTTCCTTGCTTCAATGGGGTTTCACTCGTCACACGGGGAGCCTGGTTGCGGTGGCCAGTGCACTGCAGCCTTGGCAACGCGTCTGGATCCCGGCGCTTGGTGGGTTGCTGGCGGGTACCGTACTCGTCCTGGCCCGACGCATGCCGGGAGCGCGTTCGGCCCCTGATTACATGGAGGCCATCGCCGCAGGAGATGGCGTGATCAAGCCGGGGCAGTCGCTGTTGCGCAGCTTGTCCTCCTTGCTGTCGATTGCTTCTGGTGCTTCGATCGGGCGAGAAGGGGCCATGGTGCAGTTGGGCGCGATGGCCGCATCCGTGCTCGGCAAGTCGGTCGATTTCAATGTGCCGCGCCAGCGCCTGCTCACAGCCTGCGGTGCTGCAGCAGGCATCGCGTCTGCCTATAACGCACCCATTGCAGGGGCCTTGTTCGTCTCGGAAATCGTGTTGGGCTCGGTGGCGATGTCCGGGCTCGGGCCATTGTTGGTTGCGTCGGTCAGTGCCAGCATCGTGATCCATCAGGTGGTGGGGTATCACGCAAGCTATGACATGCCCGCGTTCGCGCCGATCGCTGGCGCCGATGTCTTGCCATATTTGATGCTGGGCGCGCTGACTGGCCTGGTCGCGCCTGCGTTTCTCTGGATGCTGGATGCCGCCAAAAGCCTGTTTGCCCGGCTACCACTGCCGCTCGCGCTCCGGCTCGCCTTGGGTGGGCTGATCGTTGGCCTGGTGTCGATGTACGAGCCTCAGGTCTGGGGAAATGGCTACAGCGTTGTGAACTCGATTCTGGGCTCCCCATGGGGCTGGCAGGCATTGTTGCTGGTCCTGATGGCCAAGCTGCTGGCCACGTCGGCGACAGTGGGCAGTGGGGCGGTGGGTGGTGTGTTCACGCCGACCTTGTTTGTTGGCGCAACATTTGGTGCGCTTTATGCGCATGCACTCAATGCGTTGGTGCCCGGCATGGCTTTGCCCAGCGCCTGTGCTGCCGTGGCCATGGGGGCCATGCTGGCGGCAACCACCCATGCGCCGTTGATGTCGATTCTGATGATTTCGGAAATGACGATGAGCTACCAGATCACCTTGCCGCTGATGCTGGCTTGCGTGAGTGCGTATTCGGTAGCGCGTGTTTTTCGCCGCGGTTCTGTTTACGCCGCCTCTCTGCGCAGCCAGCGCACGGACGCCGGCGTGCAAGCCATCAGGCTGACCACGGTAGCTGATCTGATCAAGCCGGATCGCCCCAGCGTGACGCCCCAGACGAGCGTGGCTGAATTGGCTCAGGTATTCGCCCGACACCGGGTGCAGTATCTTTATGTCGTCAACGAGCAAGGCGGGTTCGTGGGTGCGGTGTCTTTGCATGACGTGGCGCGCGCCATGGCCCAGCATGCTGTGCCGACCCTGTTCGCCAGCGACATCCTGCTGCGTGAGTTCCCCGCGCTAACGCCTGATATGGACATGAGCGCGGCGCTGCTGGTGTTTGCGCGTCATCACGGCGAACGCCTCCCCGTGGTGAGCGATGAAGGTGGCGTGCGCAAGCTCCTTGGCTCGGCCACCAAGACCGATGTGATGCTGCTGATGGGGGCGAGCCTGACCCGCTGA
- a CDS encoding symmetrical bis(5'-nucleosyl)-tetraphosphatase: MIYLVGDLQGCCNPFERLLQTIDFSPSRDHVYILGDLVNRGPDSLGVLRRLRELDNSATCLLGNHDLHLLAVAHGVRKPHRSDTLDTILNAPDRDDWLNWIRQQRLAVHEHGWLMVHAGVVPQWDAAQTVALAGEVEAMLAGPDLGEFLTRMYGNEPERWDDSLQGVPRWRCVVNSLTRLRFCSVDGTMEFATKDGSDGAPEGFMPWFDVPGRRTEGTPVAFGHWSTLGLINRDDLLALDTGCVWGGQLSAVRVDGATRELIQIDCPQAQKPGKA, translated from the coding sequence ATGATCTATTTAGTTGGCGACCTGCAAGGTTGTTGCAACCCTTTTGAGCGGTTGTTGCAGACCATTGATTTCTCTCCTTCAAGGGACCACGTCTACATCTTGGGCGATCTGGTCAACCGGGGGCCTGATTCGCTGGGCGTGCTGCGCCGCCTGCGCGAGCTGGACAACTCGGCCACCTGCCTGCTGGGCAACCACGATCTGCACCTGCTGGCGGTGGCCCATGGCGTGCGCAAGCCCCACCGCAGTGACACGCTCGACACCATCCTGAACGCGCCCGACCGGGACGATTGGCTCAACTGGATCCGCCAGCAGCGCCTGGCCGTTCATGAGCACGGATGGCTGATGGTGCATGCCGGCGTGGTGCCGCAATGGGATGCTGCGCAGACCGTGGCGCTGGCCGGTGAGGTCGAGGCCATGCTGGCCGGGCCGGACCTGGGGGAGTTCCTGACCCGCATGTACGGCAACGAGCCCGAGCGCTGGGATGACAGCCTGCAAGGCGTGCCGCGCTGGCGCTGTGTGGTCAACAGCCTGACACGCCTGCGCTTTTGTTCGGTGGACGGCACGATGGAATTCGCCACCAAGGACGGCAGCGACGGCGCGCCCGAGGGTTTCATGCCCTGGTTCGACGTGCCGGGGCGCCGCACCGAGGGCACGCCCGTGGCCTTCGGGCATTGGTCCACGCTGGGGCTCATCAACCGTGACGACCTGCTGGCGCTGGACACCGGCTGCGTCTGGGGCGGCCAGCTCTCGGCGGTGCGTGTCGACGGCGCCACGCGCGAGCTCATTCAGATCGATTGCCCGCAGGCGCAAAAGCCGGGCAAGGCTTGA
- a CDS encoding hemolysin family protein, producing the protein MELALLFFLTLLNGCFAMSEMALAASRKARLQVMAETGDVGAQTAIELHDNPTQFLSTVQIGITSTGVLNGIVGDAAFSEPLAHWLHAQFDLHERAAAISATGIVVLIITFVTIIFGELVPKRVGQLYPETVARLVSQPMKWLSRMAKPFVRLLAATTVAILKLLGIKDNGNRSVTEEEIAAQLEEGLDAGVIEAHEHQMVRNVFRLDERQIGSMMIPRSDIAWLNIDAPMEDNLATIAEHGYSRYPVCRGGLDDVVGVATAQQLLHQLTQHQSNDLSEGLMPAVFVPETLSGMELLEHFRASDTQMVFVVDEYGEVQGVITLRDVLEAITGEFTPTESEDAWAIQREDGSWLIDGLIPMPELKDRLEMKALPDEDRGRYNTLAGMVMLLLGRLPETTDSVDWEGWRFEVVDMDGKRIDKILASRINTHEG; encoded by the coding sequence ATGGAACTTGCTCTACTGTTTTTTCTGACCCTGCTCAACGGCTGTTTCGCCATGTCGGAGATGGCGCTTGCCGCCAGCCGCAAGGCGCGCTTGCAGGTCATGGCCGAAACCGGCGACGTGGGCGCTCAGACCGCCATCGAGCTCCACGACAACCCCACGCAGTTCCTGTCCACCGTTCAGATCGGCATCACCTCCACGGGCGTGCTCAACGGCATCGTGGGCGACGCGGCTTTCTCCGAACCGCTTGCACACTGGCTGCATGCGCAGTTCGACCTGCATGAACGTGCCGCGGCCATTTCTGCCACCGGCATCGTGGTGCTCATCATCACCTTCGTGACCATCATCTTTGGTGAGCTGGTGCCCAAGCGTGTGGGCCAGCTCTACCCCGAGACGGTGGCCCGCCTGGTGTCGCAGCCCATGAAGTGGCTGTCCCGGATGGCCAAACCTTTTGTGCGCCTGCTGGCGGCCACCACGGTGGCCATCCTCAAACTGCTGGGCATCAAGGACAACGGCAACCGCAGCGTGACGGAAGAAGAGATTGCCGCCCAGTTGGAAGAAGGCCTGGACGCCGGCGTGATCGAGGCCCATGAGCACCAGATGGTGCGCAATGTGTTCCGCCTGGATGAGCGCCAGATCGGCTCGATGATGATCCCGCGCAGCGACATCGCCTGGCTCAACATCGACGCGCCCATGGAAGACAACCTGGCCACGATTGCCGAGCACGGCTATTCGCGCTACCCCGTCTGTCGGGGCGGCCTGGACGACGTGGTGGGCGTGGCCACGGCCCAGCAACTGCTGCATCAGCTGACCCAGCATCAATCCAATGACCTGAGCGAAGGCCTGATGCCCGCGGTGTTCGTTCCCGAAACCCTCTCGGGCATGGAGCTGCTGGAGCACTTCCGCGCCTCGGACACACAGATGGTGTTCGTGGTGGACGAATACGGCGAAGTGCAAGGTGTGATCACGCTGCGTGACGTGCTGGAAGCCATCACAGGCGAATTCACGCCCACCGAATCGGAAGATGCCTGGGCCATCCAGCGCGAGGATGGCTCCTGGTTGATCGACGGCCTCATCCCCATGCCGGAGCTGAAGGATCGCCTGGAAATGAAGGCCCTGCCCGATGAGGACCGTGGCCGCTACAACACCCTGGCCGGCATGGTCATGCTGTTGCTGGGTCGCCTGCCTGAGACCACCGACTCGGTTGACTGGGAAGGCTGGCGCTTCGAGGTGGTGGACATGGACGGCAAGCGCATCGACAAGATCCTGGCCAGCCGCATCAACACGCACGAAGGCTGA
- a CDS encoding DNA internalization-related competence protein ComEC/Rec2: MGVWLVWAGAWLWGVFWQTGAGALPPAWASAWVAGVSGVGLIALIWARRRPWIRFARWRRGLCWAWLALSALAVLALAWSSTAWRASARMHEAIPDAWVGQAVSALVQVEGLPQPVPGGAVLDARVINWLPQRGLDTDTMARDWPRHLSVRMAVQDGVLPLAGEQWQVTVQLHAPDGQSNPGAFDGTLAYFERGVRAVGKVRAKGVGDGQGARRISDQAEWPWQGVMDRWRQRIRGAIFEHVPDRRAAGILAGLSVGDQSAIEQDDWGLFRQAGITHLVSISGAHIAMFGWMAALLVRRLWSRWPRGMHWWPAPDVAMWAAVCASGLYAVLAGWGVPAQRTVWMMAMVCCLRSGGRRWPWPLVWMVSAVGLTVLDPWAVRQAGFWLSYVAVGVLLSAGLAASPLHTEVQPAGPEPSSMSERLRGWAAKAWGDLCQLVRIQCLITLALMPLSLVVFQQASISSLLVNLIAIPVFTICITPMALLGTLWAPCWDAGVWVIHGLMGLVASLVHAWPAMAASPVLPWWVALFGVVAGAALAVPMHWRWRLGLLPFVLPLAYLPQSGHVLPAPRPGTFGLIAADVGQGTAVLVRTAHHALLFDTGPRIGEQLNAGERTLLPLFRAMGVSELDTLMISHQDTDHVGGAAAIIGQMPVAQLISSLDEDHALRHQPGMGGKAVPHLACQAGQQWQWDGVRFEVLHPWPDDYANRTEREPNAMSCVLKVSVDGPNGASALLTGDIEAEQEAALVAHDPQALRSTVLVAAHHGSRTSSTAGFLQAVQPQQVVIQVGRRNRYGHPSPPVLARYEAMQLNWVATPACGAFVWSMGESQIDTHPLDVTQPGATPRLGQCWRPGHHRYWDQPSPMQARPVKGHRPTEDG, translated from the coding sequence ATGGGTGTGTGGCTGGTCTGGGCTGGGGCCTGGTTGTGGGGGGTGTTCTGGCAGACCGGCGCGGGGGCGTTGCCACCGGCTTGGGCGTCGGCATGGGTTGCGGGTGTGTCCGGGGTCGGCTTGATCGCCTTGATCTGGGCGAGGCGCCGGCCCTGGATCAGGTTTGCGCGATGGCGGCGCGGTTTGTGCTGGGCATGGCTGGCCCTGAGCGCGTTGGCCGTGCTGGCCTTGGCCTGGTCTTCCACGGCGTGGCGCGCGAGCGCCCGCATGCACGAAGCCATCCCTGATGCGTGGGTGGGGCAAGCGGTGTCCGCCCTCGTGCAGGTGGAAGGCTTGCCTCAACCCGTGCCAGGCGGTGCCGTGCTGGATGCCCGGGTGATCAACTGGTTGCCGCAGCGGGGACTGGACACTGACACCATGGCCCGTGACTGGCCGCGGCACCTGAGTGTGCGCATGGCCGTTCAAGATGGCGTGCTGCCCCTGGCTGGTGAGCAATGGCAGGTGACGGTGCAACTGCATGCGCCAGATGGCCAATCCAACCCTGGTGCCTTTGACGGGACGCTGGCCTATTTCGAGCGGGGTGTCAGGGCGGTGGGCAAGGTGCGGGCCAAGGGGGTGGGAGACGGGCAGGGTGCACGCCGCATCAGCGATCAGGCCGAGTGGCCTTGGCAAGGGGTGATGGACCGCTGGCGCCAGCGCATACGGGGCGCGATCTTCGAGCATGTGCCAGACAGGCGTGCGGCGGGCATCCTGGCGGGCTTGTCCGTGGGGGATCAATCGGCTATCGAGCAAGATGACTGGGGCTTGTTCCGCCAGGCCGGGATCACCCACCTCGTCAGCATCAGCGGCGCGCACATTGCCATGTTTGGCTGGATGGCAGCCTTGCTGGTGCGCCGGCTCTGGTCACGGTGGCCCAGAGGCATGCACTGGTGGCCTGCGCCCGATGTGGCCATGTGGGCGGCGGTGTGTGCCAGCGGTTTGTATGCGGTGCTGGCGGGGTGGGGCGTGCCGGCCCAGCGGACGGTGTGGATGATGGCCATGGTGTGCTGCTTGCGATCGGGTGGCCGGCGCTGGCCATGGCCACTGGTGTGGATGGTCAGTGCCGTGGGGCTGACGGTGCTGGACCCCTGGGCCGTGCGGCAGGCCGGGTTCTGGTTGTCGTATGTGGCGGTGGGGGTCTTGTTGTCCGCAGGCCTGGCGGCCTCGCCACTGCACACCGAGGTCCAGCCTGCCGGGCCGGAGCCATCCTCCATGAGCGAGCGCCTGCGGGGCTGGGCGGCGAAGGCCTGGGGGGACTTGTGCCAGCTCGTGCGCATCCAGTGCCTGATCACGCTGGCCTTGATGCCCTTGAGCCTGGTCGTGTTTCAGCAGGCCTCGATCAGCAGCCTGCTGGTCAACCTGATCGCCATTCCTGTCTTCACGATCTGCATCACGCCAATGGCCCTGCTGGGGACGTTGTGGGCCCCGTGCTGGGATGCCGGTGTCTGGGTGATCCATGGCCTGATGGGCCTGGTGGCCTCGCTCGTTCACGCGTGGCCCGCGATGGCGGCGTCACCGGTGTTGCCCTGGTGGGTGGCACTGTTTGGCGTGGTGGCCGGTGCCGCGCTGGCCGTGCCGATGCATTGGCGCTGGCGGCTGGGGTTGCTGCCGTTCGTTTTGCCCTTGGCTTATTTGCCCCAGAGCGGGCATGTCTTGCCAGCGCCCAGGCCCGGTACGTTTGGCCTGATCGCGGCGGATGTCGGCCAAGGTACGGCGGTGCTGGTGCGCACAGCACACCATGCGCTGCTGTTCGACACGGGGCCACGCATTGGCGAGCAGCTCAATGCCGGTGAGCGCACCTTGCTGCCCCTGTTCCGGGCCATGGGTGTCAGCGAGCTGGACACCTTGATGATCAGCCACCAGGACACCGACCATGTCGGCGGGGCGGCCGCCATCATCGGGCAGATGCCGGTGGCGCAGTTGATCAGCTCGCTGGATGAGGATCATGCGCTGCGCCACCAGCCAGGCATGGGCGGCAAAGCGGTGCCTCACCTCGCCTGCCAGGCAGGCCAGCAATGGCAATGGGATGGTGTGCGCTTCGAGGTGCTGCACCCGTGGCCTGATGACTACGCCAATCGCACCGAGCGCGAACCCAATGCGATGTCCTGCGTGCTCAAGGTGAGTGTGGATGGGCCCAACGGCGCGAGCGCCTTGTTGACGGGTGACATCGAGGCCGAGCAGGAGGCAGCCCTGGTCGCCCATGACCCGCAGGCCTTGCGCAGCACCGTGCTCGTCGCGGCGCACCACGGCAGCCGAACATCGTCCACGGCTGGTTTCCTCCAGGCGGTGCAGCCACAGCAGGTGGTGATTCAGGTGGGCCGCCGCAATCGTTATGGGCACCCTTCGCCGCCGGTGCTGGCGCGCTACGAGGCCATGCAGCTGAACTGGGTGGCCACGCCGGCTTGTGGGGCCTTCGTCTGGTCGATGGGCGAAAGCCAGATTGATACGCACCCGCTGGATGTCACCCAGCCGGGCGCCACACCGCGCCTCGGGCAGTGCTGGCGGCCGGGCCACCATCGGTATTGGGATCAGCCTTCACCGATGCAGGCCAGGCCCGTCAAGGGACACCGCCCCACTGAGGATGGTTGA
- a CDS encoding GFA family protein, whose protein sequence is MNTGSCLCGGIQFRILTDIPPIQICYCSQCRKAQGSAFAGNAPIPAADFELVSGQALMQAYEATPGKRRWFCKCCGSPIYSERDSLPGVLRVRMGTVDEPIQAGLAFHAYVGSGCSWWAAPDDGRPHHPASPTT, encoded by the coding sequence ATGAACACAGGAAGCTGCCTGTGCGGGGGCATTCAATTCCGCATCCTCACCGACATCCCACCGATTCAGATCTGTTATTGCAGCCAGTGCCGCAAGGCGCAGGGTTCGGCGTTTGCCGGCAATGCGCCCATCCCGGCAGCAGACTTCGAGCTGGTATCGGGGCAAGCCTTGATGCAGGCATACGAGGCCACGCCGGGCAAGCGCCGCTGGTTCTGCAAATGCTGCGGCTCGCCCATCTACAGCGAGCGAGACAGCCTGCCGGGCGTGCTGCGCGTGCGCATGGGCACGGTGGACGAGCCCATCCAGGCCGGCCTGGCCTTTCATGCCTATGTGGGATCAGGCTGCAGCTGGTGGGCAGCGCCAGACGATGGTCGCCCGCACCACCCGGCCAGCCCGACCACCTGA